The Neoarius graeffei isolate fNeoGra1 chromosome 25, fNeoGra1.pri, whole genome shotgun sequence genome includes a region encoding these proteins:
- the LOC132873264 gene encoding cytolytic toxin-alpha-like encodes MESKTIEMAALGRALHPGTLYDCRSDALIPGISLWDNETIKKGLDSRRQPKTDLNFSASDSLNEKAKLLEVSASLQASFLGGLVEVGGAARYMRDNKSSAHQSRVSLQFSQTTKFEQLTMDQMGNIKYPEVFVDGSATHVVTAVLYGGQAFMVFDLTANENEDKEEIEGNLNVMIQNIPSLSIEGAGALTMSESEKKLAESINCTFYGDYELEESPTTYMEALELYRKLPSILRERENDAVPMKVWLYPLAYLSTKAATLEREIHKTLITKTETLLEELGNAEIQCNDLITNTTVSNFQDVKLRLKTFQDCLKDYKAMFLKALRRLIPAIRGGTEQEQALADIITIHEKSPFREEKLNQWLEYRKGEVNLLNLYIQQLSGVPVIKYSALNNILFNPSVDTVVCFCFTSLTDEDPYLSILNTFMNVDVFEKLSAIPESADQDMKVWFQKPEVIENIKDKLFLFKGFSLANKDEKKSRFVIVSVSDPSNPGISIRLYKKGTMVDNAFQPVSKPPAPKVDVQDINITLKLQKSPTGSTVRFRVEYRAVRATDSETDVEKWEVTETPDAQENFILTGLELAKQYRIRYRAISDVGASEASDSVLFSAHGKYKVSVSKPWEIPYQAEISSGMKAGRAFHFKGVLPEDSYSFNIMFKTGKGDDDDIAYYLRVYPEVLSNQRIIIDGNHDKQGSVFGCPLLKGSAFDIFIVIGKEGYVTGPNDGDDIAFQFRPELKAVVCNSCKNGKWEDKESKEEALFAEGEIFDIIMIITQNAYEVTVNGREFCKFEHRIPVDKVSTLQIRGDVLMNTCAIIHVSHWHVNKEKK; translated from the exons ATGGAGTCCAAAACCATTGAGATGGCGGCTCTAGGAAGAGCTCTGCATCCTGGCACACTGTATGACTGCCGCAGCGATGCTTTAATTCCAG GTATTTCTCTATGGGATAATGAAACAATAAAGAAGGGTTTGGATTCACGTCGACAGCCCAAGACAGATCTGAATTTCAGTGCTTCCGATTCTCTGAATGAGAAAGCAAAACTCCTAGAAGTGAGTGCCTCCCTTCAAGCTAGTTTCCTGGGTGGTTTAGTGGAAGTTGGAGGCGCAGCCAGGTACATGCGCGATAACAAATCCTCAGCACATCAGAGCCGAGTTTCTCTGCAGTTCAGCCAGACAACAAAATTCGAACAACTTACTATGGACCAGATGGGCAATATCAAATATCCTGAAGTGTTTGTGGATGGAAGCGCTACACATGTTGTTACTGCTGTACTGTATGGAGGTCAAGCTTTCATGGTGTTCGATCTAACAGCCAATGAGAATGAGGATAAAGAAGAAATTGAGGGAAATCTAAATgtaatgatccaaaacataccttCACTTTCCATTGAGGGAGCAGGAGCTCTAACCATGAGTGAATCAGAAAAGAAATTAGCGGAGTCTATCAATTGTACATTTTATGGTGACTATGAACTTGAAGAGAGCCCCACCACATACATGGAGGCCCTCGAGCTGTACAGGAAGCTTCCGTCTATCCTGAGGGAGAGGGAGAATGACGCAGTACCAATGAAGGTTTGGCTTTATCCCCTTGCATATTTGAGTACAAAAGCAGCTACACTGGAGAGAGAAATTCACAAGACACTGATCACTAAAACAGAAACTCTATTGGAGGAACTGGGAAACGCAGAGATTCAATGTAATGACCTGATTACAAACACAACAGTAAGTAATTTCCAGGATGTGAAACTAAGACTGAAGACGTTTCAGGATTGTCTAAAAGACTACAAGGcgatgttcctaaaagcactgcgTAGGCTGATTCCTGCTATTCGGGGTGGAACGGAACAGGAACAGGCACTAGCAGACATCATAACCATCCATGAGAAGTCTCCCTTTAGAGAGGAGAAGCTGAACCAGTGGCTTGAGTACAGAAAGGGTGAAGTAAATCTGCTTAATCTCTATATTCAGCAACTGAGTGGTGTCCCTGTGATAAAATACTCGGCCCTCAACAACATTCTCTTTAATCCCAGTGTCGATACTGTGGTGTGCTTCTGCTTTACCTCTCTGACAGATGAAGACCCATATTTGTCAATTCTAAATACCTTTATGAATGTGGATGTGTTTGAAAAACTGTCAGCAATTCCAGAGTCAGCTGACCAAGACATGAAGGTCTGGTTCCAGAAACCTGAAGTAATTGAGAATATAAAAGATAAGCTTTTTCTCTTCAAAGGTTTTTCCCTGGCTAATAAAGATGAGAAAAAAAGCAGGTTTGTCATCGTCTCTGTCTCCGACCCCTCCAATCCTGGAATCTCCATCCGCCTTTACAAGAAAGGGACAATGGTGGACAACGCATTTCAACCCGTGTCCAAACCTCCTGCACCCAAGGTGGACGTCCAGGATATAAATATAACCTTGAAGCTGCAGAAGTCCCCGACTGGATCAACAGTGCGGTTCAGAGTGGAATACAGGGCAGTACGTGCCACTGATTCAGAAACTGATGTGGAAAAATGGGAAGTCACAGAGACTCCAGATGCACAGGAAAACTTTATACTGACTGGACTTGAGCTAGCAAAGCAATACAGGATTCGGTACAGAGCTATTAGTGATGTTGGAGCGAGTGAAGCCAGCGACTCTGTCCTGTTCTCTGCTCATGGAAAATATAAAGTATCCGTGAGCAAGCCGTGG GAAATTCCATATCAGGCTGAAATCTCTAGTGGGATGAAAGCAGGAAGAGCTTTTCACTTCAAAGGGGTTCTTCCTGAAGATTCATACAG CTTTAACATTATGTTCAAGACTGGGaagggggatgatgatgacattgcTTACTACCTGAGGGTATACCCTGAGGTGCTTTCAAATCAGAGAATAATCATTGATGGAAACCATGACAAACAAGGATCGGTTTTTGGATGTCCCCTTCTCAAAGGATCAGCATTTGACATCTTCATTGTCATTGGAAAGGAAGGCTATGTG ACTGGGCCAAATGATGGTGATGACATCGCTTTCCAGTTTAGGCCTGAGCTAAAGGCTGTGGTTTGTAACAGTTGCAAGAATGGAAAGTGGGAGGATAAAGAATCAAAAGAGGAGGCGCTGTTTGCCGAAGGAGAAATCTTTGACATCATCATGATTATTACCCAAAATGCATATGAG GTTACTGTCAATGGCCGTGAGTTCTGTAAATTTGAACATCGTATACCAGTGGACAAAGTGTCCACACTTCAAATACGTGGAGATGTCCTCATGAACACCTGTGCCATTATACATGTAAGTCATTGGCATGTGAACAAGGAGAAAAAATAA